Proteins encoded together in one Thermoplasmatales archaeon BRNA1 window:
- a CDS encoding glutamate-1-semialdehyde 2,1-aminomutase yields MNRGNSKEDYEVLKKITPGGVSSPVRAFEPYPVVMDSGQGCIITDVDGNDYIDLCMAYGPLIVGHSCPRVTKAVRDQTRKGSVFGTPSEPELRLLEKITSVVPSADMCRLANSGTEATMHAVRLARGYTGRNGIVKLNGGFHGAHNTMLVAAGSGSVSGTPSSLGVPADDVRNTYLVEYNDAGSFESLLDSNEDIAAIIMEPVMGNVGVVPPKDGYLKEMRKITEKHDVLLIFDEVITGFRAGPASAQGRYGVTPDLTTMGKIIGGGYPAGAFMGKRKIMEMVAPAGQVYAAGTFAGNPISSAAGLETINIMAESGRYDSLEKRTMDLVARMRDALEDSGIPGCVQTVASMFSVFFGPGEVTNGNEAQTADRAAFGRMFNYMLDRGVYLPPGPLEVEFMSAATDSEACDKIARTFEGFLKQEKRQ; encoded by the coding sequence ATGAACCGCGGAAACTCCAAGGAGGACTACGAGGTCCTCAAGAAGATCACGCCCGGCGGGGTCTCCAGCCCCGTCCGTGCGTTCGAGCCCTATCCGGTCGTCATGGACTCCGGACAGGGATGCATCATCACCGATGTGGACGGCAACGACTACATCGACCTGTGCATGGCATACGGCCCCCTCATCGTCGGACATTCCTGCCCCCGCGTCACCAAGGCCGTCAGGGACCAGACCCGCAAGGGCAGCGTCTTCGGCACCCCCAGCGAACCCGAGCTGAGGCTTCTGGAGAAAATCACGTCCGTGGTCCCCTCCGCCGACATGTGCAGGCTCGCCAACTCCGGTACCGAGGCCACCATGCATGCCGTCAGACTCGCCCGCGGATACACCGGGCGCAACGGCATCGTCAAGCTCAACGGCGGATTCCACGGCGCACACAACACCATGCTCGTGGCCGCTGGGTCCGGCAGCGTCAGCGGAACCCCCAGCTCCCTGGGCGTACCCGCGGACGATGTCAGGAACACATACCTCGTGGAATACAACGATGCGGGCTCTTTCGAGTCCCTCCTGGATTCCAACGAGGACATCGCCGCCATCATCATGGAGCCCGTCATGGGCAACGTCGGGGTCGTACCCCCCAAGGACGGATACCTGAAGGAGATGAGGAAGATTACCGAGAAACACGACGTGCTCCTCATCTTCGACGAGGTCATCACCGGCTTCAGGGCCGGACCGGCAAGCGCCCAGGGCCGCTACGGCGTCACCCCCGACCTGACCACCATGGGCAAGATTATCGGCGGAGGGTACCCCGCCGGTGCGTTCATGGGAAAGAGGAAGATCATGGAGATGGTCGCACCCGCCGGACAGGTCTATGCCGCGGGGACCTTCGCCGGAAACCCCATCTCGTCTGCGGCAGGACTGGAGACCATCAACATCATGGCCGAGTCCGGACGCTACGACAGCCTCGAGAAGAGGACCATGGACCTCGTCGCCCGCATGCGCGATGCCCTCGAGGACAGCGGCATCCCCGGATGCGTACAGACCGTGGCATCCATGTTCTCTGTATTCTTCGGACCCGGGGAGGTCACCAACGGCAATGAGGCCCAGACCGCCGACCGCGCCGCCTTCGGAAGGATGTTCAACTACATGCTCGACCGCGGAGTGTACCTCCCGCCGGGACCCCTGGAGGTCGAGTTCATGTCGGCAGCGACCGACAGCGAAGCCTGCGACAAGATCGCCCGCACTTTCGAAGGCTTCCTCAAACAGGAGAAGAGACAATGA
- a CDS encoding porphobilinogen deaminase encodes MIVGSRESQLAMLQTEEFIRRLKKKMPEIECETRGITSSGDIDLKTSLKDMGGTGVFVRELDDLLKKGEIDVTVNSLKDIPAFIDEELTIGAVLPRAAVEDALYPIPWEKLSCGAIVGTSSMRRAMMIRARKPDIRIKDIRGNMNTRLQKVNDEVYNAIVVAKAAMDRMGEDLNVYPIDKNIVIPAAGQGAIAVECRKDDKETLEILKKVDHAKTRIEVTFERDVLRYMNAGCSSPIGVNAEVTEDDEIKVLAASFVPDVPVRLSETFPVDDAPEKAKEIAAKLMRK; translated from the coding sequence ATGATCGTAGGATCGAGAGAGAGCCAGCTTGCAATGCTGCAGACCGAGGAGTTCATCAGACGCCTCAAGAAGAAGATGCCGGAGATCGAATGCGAGACCAGGGGCATCACATCCTCCGGGGACATCGACCTGAAGACCAGCCTCAAGGACATGGGCGGCACCGGCGTATTCGTCAGGGAGCTCGACGACCTCCTGAAGAAGGGCGAGATCGACGTCACCGTCAACTCGCTCAAGGACATCCCTGCGTTCATCGACGAGGAGCTCACCATCGGGGCAGTCCTCCCCAGGGCCGCCGTCGAGGACGCCCTCTACCCCATCCCGTGGGAGAAGCTCTCCTGCGGTGCCATCGTCGGGACCTCCAGCATGAGGAGGGCGATGATGATCCGGGCCAGGAAACCCGACATCAGGATCAAAGACATCCGCGGCAACATGAACACCCGCCTCCAGAAGGTCAACGATGAAGTCTACAACGCCATCGTCGTCGCCAAGGCGGCCATGGATCGCATGGGCGAGGACCTCAACGTCTACCCCATCGACAAGAATATCGTGATCCCCGCCGCAGGACAGGGTGCCATCGCCGTCGAGTGCAGGAAGGACGACAAGGAGACCCTCGAGATCCTCAAGAAGGTCGACCACGCCAAGACCCGCATCGAGGTGACCTTCGAGAGGGACGTCCTCCGCTACATGAACGCGGGATGCTCCTCCCCCATCGGCGTCAACGCCGAGGTCACCGAGGACGATGAGATCAAGGTGCTCGCGGCATCCTTCGTCCCAGACGTCCCCGTTAGGCTCAGCGAGACCTTCCCCGTCGATGATGCTCCGGAGAAGGCCAAGGAAATCGCCGCAAAACTCATGAGGAAGTGA
- a CDS encoding glutamyl-tRNA reductase has protein sequence MGALNDVIPAISDAVAEAVRADKDVREYVLIRTCNRLEAYIATDDNVRVKAMLDRTVRKNVEFGDRQFWYILEDKACIKHLFTVICGIDSLIVGEDQIQHQIKESFEQARKEGHVKKKLYALFCKALVVGKRVRTETDLNKGAVSVGYAAIELAENHIGSLENRSIAILGAGDMAGVIAKNLAGKNPKTVIVSNRTFERAQELAKELKGTAVGLDRLGDILRDSDLILVATSAKHDVIKKADVEYAMQQRDGRPLLIIDVSVPTNVSKDVTEIEGVSLSTMESLDSIAAANVAKRKDEISRAESIIRQEMEDIDREEKQEAADRAIRDLSLMFETVRKREADVAKGMLSSEDSAVIDDMSRALINKIFSEVIKNLRKAALEEDDLTIEAASKLFGLDSKEDE, from the coding sequence ATGGGGGCTCTCAACGATGTCATCCCGGCCATATCGGATGCCGTCGCCGAAGCTGTCAGAGCAGACAAGGATGTTAGGGAATACGTTCTGATACGTACATGCAACCGTCTTGAGGCATACATCGCGACCGATGACAATGTCCGTGTGAAGGCCATGCTGGACAGGACGGTCAGGAAGAACGTGGAGTTCGGCGACCGTCAGTTCTGGTACATCCTGGAGGACAAAGCGTGCATCAAGCACCTGTTCACCGTCATCTGCGGCATCGATTCCCTCATCGTCGGAGAGGACCAGATCCAGCACCAGATCAAGGAGTCCTTCGAACAGGCAAGGAAGGAGGGGCACGTCAAAAAGAAACTGTATGCCCTGTTCTGCAAAGCCCTGGTGGTCGGCAAGAGGGTCAGGACCGAGACCGACCTCAACAAGGGTGCCGTATCCGTGGGATATGCCGCAATAGAGCTTGCGGAGAACCATATCGGATCCCTCGAGAACAGGTCCATCGCCATCCTCGGGGCCGGGGACATGGCCGGAGTCATCGCCAAGAACCTCGCCGGCAAGAACCCGAAGACGGTCATCGTTAGCAACCGTACGTTCGAGAGGGCCCAGGAACTCGCCAAGGAGCTGAAGGGCACCGCCGTGGGACTCGACAGGCTGGGGGACATCCTCAGGGATTCCGACCTCATCCTGGTCGCGACCTCGGCCAAGCACGACGTCATAAAGAAAGCCGATGTCGAGTACGCCATGCAGCAGAGGGACGGCAGGCCGCTCCTCATCATCGACGTCTCCGTCCCGACAAACGTCTCCAAGGACGTCACCGAAATCGAGGGGGTGTCCCTCTCGACCATGGAGTCCCTGGACTCCATCGCCGCTGCCAACGTCGCCAAGAGGAAGGATGAGATCTCCCGCGCGGAATCCATCATCCGCCAGGAGATGGAGGACATCGACCGCGAGGAGAAACAGGAGGCCGCCGACCGCGCAATACGCGACCTCAGCCTGATGTTCGAGACCGTCAGGAAACGCGAGGCGGACGTCGCCAAGGGCATGCTCTCCTCCGAGGATTCCGCCGTCATCGACGACATGTCTCGCGCGCTCATCAACAAGATATTCTCAGAGGTCATCAAGAACCTCAGGAAGGCCGCACTCGAGGAGGATGACCTCACTATCGAGGCGGCATCTAAACTATTCGGATTGGATTCAAAGGAGGACGAATGA
- a CDS encoding Amino acid transporter, producing the protein MVEENGQASGSQLERTVSWKDGMFVALGVPLLILPGLYDVGSMIWALCIFTWTVGVLQGFVQNIAYAEMVTTFPQATGIPGCAQAVFQSENAVKGQIDKSKFIGAFASWCYWFAWTPVVYIFSGLIVEYIGVMFDLDLSDVEHLGLSMAVILIVVAGMYILGSRGLEGGGKLALILALISLIPIIVILFGDIGDFEFDNITDAWKFPTPGYSDSMSIVLILGCFGLGQWSSCAWETAAIYGPEYKDPGRDTPKALFSCGLICLALYFLVPFLMYGEIGQVGLEDAGYHSLHPIAIAAFGNIGGKIALVVLIIAMILIIQTGFLGSSRALYSMSTEGNLPSWFGKLNEHGMPVHAMLFVAGFNSLLMFVLEVLPMLGADTSVMTVLSASAMGYAIANFVALAAFVKSRRDPRFKDLPRPFQAPSFYTYVGMIMCCLQIVLLVCLVYWSYVASGDSVLPAILGCVILLCFIPVWVMEQKKQMA; encoded by the coding sequence ATGGTTGAAGAAAACGGACAGGCCTCGGGCAGCCAGCTCGAGCGCACTGTCAGCTGGAAGGACGGAATGTTCGTCGCCCTGGGAGTTCCTCTGCTTATCCTCCCCGGACTGTACGACGTCGGATCCATGATCTGGGCCCTGTGTATCTTTACCTGGACCGTCGGAGTTCTTCAGGGATTCGTCCAGAACATCGCGTACGCCGAAATGGTTACGACATTCCCCCAGGCAACCGGAATTCCCGGTTGCGCACAGGCTGTTTTCCAGTCGGAAAACGCCGTAAAAGGTCAGATTGATAAGAGTAAGTTCATCGGTGCATTCGCATCCTGGTGTTACTGGTTCGCGTGGACCCCCGTCGTCTACATCTTCTCCGGCCTGATTGTCGAGTACATCGGCGTCATGTTCGATCTCGACCTGTCCGACGTTGAGCACCTCGGCCTCAGCATGGCCGTCATCCTCATCGTCGTCGCAGGGATGTACATACTCGGATCCCGCGGCCTCGAGGGCGGAGGAAAACTCGCCCTCATCCTCGCCCTAATCTCCCTGATTCCGATCATCGTCATCCTGTTCGGTGACATCGGAGACTTCGAGTTCGACAACATCACCGACGCGTGGAAGTTCCCCACCCCCGGATACTCTGACTCCATGTCCATCGTCCTGATCCTCGGATGCTTCGGACTCGGACAGTGGTCCTCCTGTGCCTGGGAGACCGCGGCCATCTACGGTCCCGAGTACAAGGACCCCGGAAGGGACACCCCCAAGGCCCTGTTCAGCTGCGGACTCATCTGCCTCGCGCTGTACTTCCTTGTTCCGTTCCTCATGTACGGTGAGATCGGACAGGTCGGACTCGAGGATGCCGGATACCACTCCCTCCACCCGATCGCCATCGCCGCATTCGGAAACATCGGAGGAAAGATCGCACTGGTCGTCCTGATCATCGCTATGATCCTCATCATCCAGACCGGATTCCTCGGATCCTCCAGGGCCCTGTACTCCATGTCCACCGAGGGCAACCTGCCTTCCTGGTTCGGAAAGCTCAACGAGCACGGCATGCCCGTCCACGCGATGCTCTTCGTCGCCGGATTCAACTCGCTTCTGATGTTCGTTCTCGAGGTTCTCCCGATGCTCGGAGCTGACACCTCGGTCATGACCGTCCTGTCCGCATCCGCAATGGGATATGCCATCGCGAACTTCGTCGCTCTCGCAGCGTTCGTGAAGTCCAGGAGGGATCCGCGCTTCAAGGACCTGCCCAGGCCCTTCCAGGCACCGTCGTTCTACACTTATGTGGGAATGATTATGTGCTGCCTGCAGATCGTCCTGCTGGTCTGTCTCGTCTACTGGAGCTACGTAGCCTCCGGAGACAGCGTCCTGCCTGCGATCCTCGGATGCGTCATCCTTCTCTGTTTCATCCCCGTTTGGGTCATGGAGCAGAAGAAGCAGATGGCCTGA
- a CDS encoding porphobilinogen synthase yields the protein MNMFPINRGRRLRQTPAIRGLVRETRLDASDLILPLFFDANISEIKYTDSMPDVPTYPLSGYADIVKDVMDSGVSSVLVFGVPARKDGEGSDAYSDDGVVQVAIRGLKAALKDPQDLIVISDLCMCEYTDHGHCGILREDGDVDNDATIEYYGRIAVSQAKAGADMIAPSGMMDGQIDAIRSVLDAAGFQDVPIMAYSAKYQSAFYGPFRDIANSAPTCSCHAKKDRATYQMDPANRREALREIAEDLDEGADIIMVKPAGPYLDIVREAADTFPVPICAYQVSGEYAMTKAAAKNGWIDEERIMMESLLGIKRAGADMIITYYAKVAARMLR from the coding sequence ATGAACATGTTCCCGATCAACAGAGGAAGGAGACTCAGACAGACACCCGCCATCAGGGGGCTCGTTCGCGAGACCAGGCTCGATGCCTCGGACCTGATCCTGCCGCTCTTCTTCGATGCAAACATCTCCGAAATTAAGTACACCGATTCCATGCCCGACGTCCCCACCTATCCCCTGTCCGGATACGCGGACATCGTGAAGGACGTCATGGACAGCGGCGTATCCTCCGTCCTCGTCTTCGGGGTCCCCGCCCGTAAGGACGGAGAGGGTTCGGACGCATACTCGGACGACGGGGTAGTCCAGGTGGCGATCAGGGGGCTCAAGGCCGCCCTGAAGGATCCCCAGGACCTCATCGTCATCTCCGACCTCTGCATGTGCGAGTACACCGACCACGGCCACTGCGGCATCCTGAGGGAGGACGGCGACGTCGACAACGATGCCACCATCGAGTACTATGGAAGGATCGCCGTGTCCCAGGCAAAGGCCGGAGCGGACATGATCGCCCCCTCCGGGATGATGGACGGGCAGATCGACGCAATCAGGAGCGTCCTCGACGCCGCAGGGTTCCAGGATGTCCCCATCATGGCCTACTCCGCGAAATACCAGAGCGCCTTCTACGGCCCCTTCAGGGACATCGCCAACTCCGCCCCTACATGCAGCTGCCACGCAAAGAAGGACCGCGCCACATACCAGATGGACCCCGCCAACAGGCGCGAGGCCCTCAGGGAGATCGCCGAGGACCTGGACGAAGGGGCAGACATCATCATGGTCAAACCCGCCGGACCCTACCTCGACATCGTCAGGGAGGCCGCGGACACCTTCCCCGTCCCGATCTGCGCATACCAGGTCTCCGGGGAGTACGCCATGACCAAGGCCGCCGCCAAGAACGGATGGATCGACGAGGAGCGCATCATGATGGAGTCCCTCCTCGGCATCAAGAGGGCGGGAGCCGACATGATCATCACCTACTACGCCAAGGTTGCGGCGAGGATGCTGAGGTAA
- a CDS encoding small GTP-binding protein domain protein: MGSIDDEIAELEKEIANTKKNKATEGHIGKIKARIAKLSAEKEKRLEASKASGGTKGFYVKKAGNATVALVGFPSVGKSTLLNQLTGAHSEVGAYHFTTLDVVPGVMEYNHAKIQILDMPGLIKDASRGKGRGREVIAAARSSDVILLVVDIFQPDMHVLLRELYNSAIRLNQTAPDVNIITTQQGGINIQPTLPLTKITVETAREMISAFGHINCTVVIREDIDTEQLLDVLAGNRVYIKAVMAINKVDLAKPGQLEAVQEMHKQFKSVGVSAATGYNMDALKQEIYDQIDMIRIYLKPQGQEADMKEPLIVKRGNNVGDVAELIHRDFRNAFRYAQVWGKSAKFPGQTVGMDHVLQDEDVLCIIVKRA; encoded by the coding sequence GTGGGTTCAATCGACGACGAGATTGCCGAGTTGGAGAAGGAAATCGCCAACACCAAGAAGAACAAAGCCACCGAAGGTCACATCGGCAAGATCAAGGCGAGGATCGCCAAGCTCTCTGCCGAGAAGGAGAAGCGTCTCGAGGCCTCCAAGGCATCCGGCGGCACCAAGGGATTCTACGTCAAGAAGGCGGGAAACGCAACCGTTGCCTTGGTCGGGTTCCCCTCCGTCGGTAAGTCCACCCTTCTGAACCAGCTCACCGGTGCCCACTCCGAGGTGGGTGCATACCACTTCACCACCCTCGACGTCGTCCCCGGAGTCATGGAGTACAATCATGCGAAGATCCAGATCCTGGACATGCCCGGACTGATCAAGGACGCATCCCGCGGAAAGGGAAGGGGGAGGGAGGTTATCGCAGCTGCCAGGTCCTCGGACGTCATCCTCCTCGTGGTCGACATCTTCCAGCCCGACATGCATGTCCTCCTGAGGGAGCTCTACAACTCCGCGATCAGGCTGAACCAGACCGCTCCCGACGTGAACATCATCACCACCCAGCAGGGAGGTATCAACATCCAGCCCACCCTGCCCCTCACCAAGATCACTGTCGAGACGGCCAGGGAGATGATCTCCGCCTTCGGCCACATCAACTGTACCGTCGTCATCCGTGAGGACATCGACACCGAGCAGCTCCTTGACGTCCTTGCAGGGAACCGCGTTTACATCAAGGCGGTCATGGCCATCAACAAGGTCGACCTGGCGAAGCCCGGACAGCTGGAGGCAGTCCAGGAGATGCACAAGCAGTTCAAGTCCGTAGGGGTCTCCGCGGCCACCGGATACAACATGGACGCCCTGAAGCAGGAGATCTACGACCAGATCGACATGATCCGCATCTACCTGAAGCCCCAGGGGCAGGAGGCGGACATGAAGGAGCCCCTCATCGTCAAGAGGGGCAACAACGTCGGGGACGTTGCGGAGCTCATCCACAGGGACTTCCGCAACGCGTTCCGCTATGCACAGGTCTGGGGAAAGAGTGCGAAGTTCCCCGGTCAGACCGTCGGGATGGACCACGTCCTCCAGGATGAGGACGTCCTCTGCATCATCGTCAAGCGCGCCTGA
- a CDS encoding Uroporphyrinogen-III synthase: protein MISVGFTRPPERIAEAEQEIRKRGMQPYGAPSLVSVRGRDSVFEEIEETLSSGEAYFTVFASITAVECVVEEYGKEKVLALLSETNVACTGPSTEAAMQRLLGRGCDLVPEVYSGVGIATEIADEVCDKTVLILRSAEGDGGIVTILEEAGAVVLDEAVYAMEPAPFSPAHSALLDALGDGEIDVMLFTSPKSFTILLEQAEKWLGAGRAHSSLESVCKMAIGLPTSKAMEKYGLEPQILPEKSTFAGMLDAVEENASLFRRA, encoded by the coding sequence ATGATATCGGTCGGATTCACCCGCCCGCCGGAAAGGATCGCGGAAGCAGAGCAGGAGATCAGGAAGAGGGGGATGCAGCCCTACGGCGCCCCCTCCCTGGTATCCGTCCGCGGAAGGGACTCCGTCTTCGAAGAGATAGAGGAGACCCTCTCCTCCGGCGAGGCGTACTTCACCGTGTTCGCATCCATCACGGCCGTCGAGTGCGTCGTGGAAGAATACGGAAAAGAGAAGGTTCTGGCACTTTTATCAGAGACCAATGTCGCCTGCACCGGACCGAGCACCGAGGCCGCCATGCAGAGGCTGCTCGGACGCGGATGCGACCTCGTACCCGAGGTCTACTCCGGGGTCGGCATCGCCACCGAGATCGCCGACGAGGTCTGCGACAAGACCGTTCTCATCCTCCGTTCCGCCGAGGGCGACGGCGGAATCGTGACCATACTCGAAGAGGCGGGGGCGGTCGTGCTCGACGAAGCCGTCTACGCGATGGAACCCGCTCCGTTCTCTCCCGCGCATTCCGCACTCCTCGATGCCCTCGGGGACGGGGAGATCGACGTCATGCTCTTCACCAGCCCCAAATCGTTCACCATCCTCCTCGAGCAGGCGGAGAAGTGGCTGGGCGCGGGGAGGGCACATTCATCTCTGGAATCGGTATGCAAGATGGCCATAGGCCTGCCCACGTCGAAGGCGATGGAGAAATACGGTCTGGAACCCCAGATCCTTCCCGAGAAATCCACCTTCGCCGGCATGCTCGATGCCGTCGAGGAAAATGCATCGCTCTTCAGGCGCGCTTGA
- a CDS encoding histidyl-tRNA synthetase, whose amino-acid sequence MIQCPRGTRDFLPDELEKRRSYEATLRSVALRFGFREIETPIFEEAELFILRSGPNVLKELYNFKDKGDRDIALRPEMTAPVVRAFVNGMSNDPKPIKVFYFGQCFRYERPQSGRYREFFQFGAEIIGSATPETDAEAIGMASFMIKSLGLKNYKVRIGHIGVLRQRIADIGVPKERTAEVLQKLDKKNYEEARPILEDIGVRREDIDALFELTETVGGTEVLDKVPIGEAGEYLREVVSYLERMGVDDLEIDLGVVRGLDYYTGMVFEAEAPVLGAEKQICGGGSYTLSELFGGEKVFSTGFAIGFDRILLAMEKEGIGYSRKGIDAFVIPVSDDVRKESFAVATQLRAAGVSADIDLMGRKMGKALKYASGIPCRFAVIIGKAELDKGVATLRDMESGDQKEVALADLPKAILG is encoded by the coding sequence ATGATTCAATGCCCCCGCGGTACGAGGGATTTCCTGCCCGACGAGCTCGAGAAGAGGCGTTCATACGAGGCTACGCTCCGCAGCGTCGCCCTTCGTTTCGGTTTCCGCGAAATCGAGACCCCCATCTTCGAGGAGGCGGAACTCTTCATCCTGCGTTCCGGACCCAACGTCCTAAAGGAGCTCTACAACTTCAAGGACAAGGGGGACAGGGATATCGCGCTCCGTCCCGAGATGACCGCTCCCGTTGTCAGGGCCTTCGTCAACGGCATGAGCAACGATCCCAAGCCGATCAAGGTCTTCTACTTCGGACAGTGCTTCCGCTACGAGAGGCCCCAGTCCGGCAGGTATCGCGAGTTCTTCCAGTTCGGAGCCGAAATCATCGGTTCCGCTACTCCCGAGACCGATGCCGAGGCCATCGGCATGGCGTCCTTCATGATTAAGTCCCTGGGCCTGAAGAACTACAAGGTCCGCATCGGACACATAGGGGTCCTCAGGCAGAGGATCGCGGACATCGGTGTACCAAAGGAAAGGACCGCCGAGGTCCTCCAGAAACTTGACAAGAAGAACTACGAGGAGGCACGTCCGATCCTCGAGGACATAGGGGTCAGGAGGGAGGACATCGATGCGCTCTTCGAGCTCACCGAGACCGTCGGAGGTACCGAGGTGCTCGACAAGGTCCCCATCGGGGAGGCCGGCGAGTATCTGAGGGAGGTCGTCTCCTATCTTGAGAGGATGGGGGTGGACGATCTCGAGATCGACCTGGGGGTCGTACGCGGTCTGGACTACTATACCGGAATGGTGTTCGAGGCCGAGGCACCCGTTCTCGGTGCCGAGAAGCAGATCTGCGGAGGGGGATCCTACACCCTCTCCGAACTGTTCGGCGGCGAGAAGGTGTTCTCCACGGGATTCGCCATCGGTTTTGACAGGATCCTGCTCGCCATGGAGAAAGAGGGCATCGGGTACTCCAGGAAGGGGATCGACGCCTTCGTCATCCCCGTCTCTGATGATGTACGCAAGGAGTCCTTCGCAGTCGCGACGCAGCTCCGTGCCGCAGGCGTCTCCGCCGACATCGATCTGATGGGCAGGAAGATGGGCAAGGCACTCAAATATGCCTCGGGAATCCCCTGCCGCTTCGCGGTCATCATCGGGAAGGCCGAGCTCGACAAGGGCGTCGCCACCCTCCGCGATATGGAGAGCGGGGATCAGAAAGAGGTCGCCCTCGCAGATCTGCCCAAGGCAATACTGGGCTGA
- a CDS encoding uroporphyrin-III C-methyltransferase, which yields MAGKVYLVGAGPGDLGLFTIKGMQVLREADVVMYDALANPELLEECKEGAELIDAGKRAADHHLRQWQTNDLLVEYAKQGKTVVRLKGGDPFLFGRGAEEAEKLRNAGVEVHVVPGVSSSISVPELAGIPVTHRDHASMVTFITGHEKSDRSEDRVDWASLVKGHGTLVILMGLENACNISKGLIEGGMSPDFPAAIISKGSTPDQKVFKTVVSKLAETIEKDKVETPGIIVVGTVVNLRDVLGDLV from the coding sequence ATGGCAGGCAAAGTCTATCTCGTCGGTGCCGGACCCGGTGATCTGGGTCTTTTCACCATCAAAGGAATGCAGGTCCTCCGCGAGGCCGACGTCGTCATGTACGACGCACTCGCCAACCCCGAACTCCTCGAGGAGTGCAAAGAGGGTGCCGAACTCATCGATGCCGGGAAGAGGGCTGCCGACCACCACCTCAGGCAGTGGCAGACCAACGACCTTCTGGTCGAGTACGCCAAACAGGGCAAGACCGTCGTCCGCCTCAAAGGAGGGGACCCCTTCCTATTCGGACGCGGTGCAGAGGAGGCCGAGAAGCTCAGGAACGCAGGCGTGGAAGTCCACGTCGTGCCCGGGGTATCCTCGTCCATCTCCGTCCCCGAACTGGCAGGAATCCCCGTCACCCACCGCGACCACGCTTCGATGGTCACTTTCATCACCGGACACGAGAAGAGCGACCGCAGCGAGGACAGGGTCGACTGGGCATCCCTCGTGAAGGGACACGGCACCCTTGTCATCCTGATGGGTCTCGAGAACGCGTGCAACATCTCCAAGGGACTCATCGAGGGAGGGATGTCCCCCGACTTCCCCGCCGCCATCATCTCCAAGGGATCCACCCCCGACCAGAAGGTCTTCAAGACCGTCGTCTCCAAACTCGCCGAGACCATCGAGAAGGACAAGGTCGAGACCCCCGGGATCATAGTCGTGGGGACCGTCGTGAACCTCCGCGACGTCCTCGGGGACCTCGTATGA